One Gossypium hirsutum isolate 1008001.06 chromosome A11, Gossypium_hirsutum_v2.1, whole genome shotgun sequence genomic window carries:
- the LOC107925895 gene encoding uncharacterized protein, protein MGKTEEEQRLSSNVSSEVSVVESSSTISTRFVVCGSKSTLFGLRCFFVLLFSLAIFLSALFWLPPFLHSSDHSDLDLDSRFKDHDIVASFKVEKPVSFLGDNILQLENDIFDEIGFPTSKVVILSLEPLTESNVTNVVFGVDPDARYSKISPTSLSLIKSSFEYLVIHQSSLSLTKSLFGESYFFEVLKFPGGITVIPPQSAFLLQKVQIHFNFTLNFSIYQIQLYFDELRSQLKSGLHLAPYENLYIILSNSKGSTVAPPTIVQSKVLLAVGNPPSTPRLKQLAQTITGSHSKNLGLNHTVFGKVKQVRLSSILQHSLHGGDGSSNSPAPSPHPVHSNHHHHHHHHHHHHHHHHHHSADLAPAVAPAPAPAPEAHSPTPETISPASQRHNKANPPGSQHGNKRIKGKPREEPNLAPAATPKVSPHHSAVPPNVHPSALAPKPKPITYLAPTSSPLPNVAFAHAKPPSKSEPNKEDPDRIPSVSPSASAPFCLPTMRWLLSFLLAIIILHL, encoded by the exons ATGGGTAAAACTGAAGAAGAGCAGAGATTAAGTTCAAACGTGAGTAGTGAAGTATCTGTGGTAGAATCTAGCTCTACAATTTCAACCAGATTCGTTGTTTGTGGATCTAAGAGCACTCTCTTTGGTCTTCGATGCTTCTTCGTTTTGTTGTTTTCTCTTGCAATCTTCCTTTCGGCTTTGTTTTGGTTACCCCCTTTTCTTCATTCTTCAGATCACTCTGATCTGGATCTTGATTCTAGGTTCAAag ATCATGATATAGTAGCAAGTTTTAAAGTTGAGAAGCCGGTTTCTTTTCTAGGAGACAATATCTTGCAGCTTGAAAATGACATTTTTGATGAGATAGGCTTTCCTACGAGCAAA GTGGTTATCTTATCTCTCGAACCTTTAACTGAATCGAATGTAACAAACGTTGTGTTCGGGGTTGATCCTGATGCAAGGTATTCGAAGATATCTCCAACTTCTCTAAGTTTGATAAAGTCGTCGTTTGAGTATTTGGTTATACACCAATCATCTTTGAGCTTGACTAAATCCTTGTTCGGGGAATCATACTTCTTTGAGGTGTTAAAATTCCCGGGAGGGATTACTGTAATTCCCCCGCAAAGCGCTTTTCTTCTGCAGAAAGTGCAAATCCATTTCAACTTTACCTTGAACTTCTCTATTTAtcaaatacaattatattttgaTGAATTAAGGAGCCAGCTCAAGTCCGGATTGCATTTAGCTCCATACGAG AACTTGTATATCATCTTATCGAATTCTAAAGGCTCCACTGTTGCTCCCCCCACTATCGTTCAGTCAAAAGTTCTGCTTGCTGTAGGGAATCCTCCATCAACGCCAAGATTAAAGCAACTAGCTCAAACCATCACGGGTTCTCATTCGAAAAACCTTGGCCTAAACCACACTGTATTTGGTAAAGTTAAGCAAGTTCGCCTTTCTTCCATTTTGCAACATTCTCTTCACGGAGGTGACGGCAGTTCAAACTCACCTGCTCCTTCACCTCATCCTGTCCACAgtaatcatcatcatcaccaccaccaccaccatcaccaccaccatcaccatcaccaccATAGTGCTGATCTAGCTCCTGCAGTTGCACCTGCACCTGCACCTGCACCTGAAGCTCATTCACCTACCCCTGAAACAATTTCACCCGCATCTCAAAGGCATAACAAGGCAAACCCTCCTGGTTCCCAACATGGGAATAAAAGGATCAAGGGGAAGCCTCGAGAGGAACCTAATTTAGCCCCTGCTGCCACACCCAAAGTTTCCCCTCATCATTCGGCGGTCCCACCGAATGTACATCCATCAGCACTGGCACCCAAACCTAAACCAATTACCTATTTAGCTCCCACATCCAGTCCGCTGCCAAATGTAGCTTTTGCTCATGCCAAGCCTCCATCAAAGAGTGAACCAAATAAAGAGGATCCTGATAGGATACCTTCAGTTTCACCATCAGCATCGGCACCTTTCT GTCTTCCAACTATGCGATGGCTGCTATCTTTCCTATTagctattattattttacatttataa
- the LOC121210108 gene encoding calmodulin-binding protein 25 codes for MAASSENLSTFETSPFHCLLTDPWIAESFSRDTQVLTRALQKSISDSITDPIVLPAPEPAPKRYRTAGPSPTGKISKRKPRASKSSRTTFIAADPANFRQMVQQVTGIGFGEGKTTTTTVSPILKPEPQRLGNRLHNGAGPGFLPTLDTSVALLNHQQPCFETFPSFPTLESWKV; via the coding sequence ATGGCAGCATCATCAGAAAACCTATCAACCTTCGAAACATCACCGTTTCATTGCCTCTTAACCGATCCCTGGATCGCCGAATCCTTTTCTCGCGACACACAAGTGTTAACGAGAGCGTTACAAAAATCAATCTCCGATTCCATCACCGATCCCATCGTTTTACCGGCGCCTGAACCGGCACCCAAACGATACCGTACCGCCGGTCCATCGCCCACTGGAAAAATCTCCAAACGGAAGCCCCGCGCCTCGAAGAGTTCTCGAACTACTTTTATAGCAGCAGATCCAGCTAATTTCAGGCAGATGGTACAACAAGTAACCGGAATCGGATTCGGCGAGGGAAAGACGACGACGACGACGGTGAGTCCGATCCTTAAACCGGAGCCTCAAAGACTCGGTAACCGGTTACATAACGGTGCCGGACCTGGATTTTTACCTACGTTAGACACGTCGGTGGCGTTATTGAATCATCAACAGCCATGTTTTGAAACTTTCCCGAGCTTTCCCACATTAGAATCatggaaagtttag
- the LOC121209480 gene encoding calmodulin-binding protein 25, with protein MLASSENLATIETSTFRSLFDDPWISESFSRDTQTLTIALQKSISDSFTGSIASPVPEPAPKRYQTAGPPPTGKVSKRKPRASKKSRTTFIAADPANFRQMVQQVTGIGFGDGKMTTVSPILKPEPQRPGDRLPNGTVPGYLPTLDTSASLLDHHQLHEQPSFDTFPNFPTLESWKV; from the coding sequence ATGTTGGCATCGTCAGAAAACCTAGCGACCATCGAAACGTCGACGTTTCGTTCCCTCTTCGACGATCCTTGGATCTCCGAATCCTTTTCTCGCGACACACAAACTCTGACGATAGCGTTACAAAAGTCAATATCCGATTCCTTCACCGGCTCCATCGCTTCGCCGGTGCCTGAACCGGCACCCAAACGGTACCAAACCGCCGGTCCACCGCCTACCGGGAAAGTTTCCAAACGCAAGCCTCGCGCCTCGAAGAAGTCTCGAACTACCTTTATAGCAGCAGATCCAGCCAATTTCAGGCAGATGGTACAACAGGTAACCGGAATTGGATTTGGTGACGGAAAGATGACGACGGTGAGTCCGATCCTTAAACCGGAGCCTCAAAGACCCGGCGACCGGTTACCTAACGGTACTGTGCCTGGATATTTACCTACGTTGGACACGTCGGCGTCGTTGTTGGATCATCACCAGCTGCATGAGCAGCCATCTTTTGACACTTTTCCGAATTTTCCCACATTAGAATCCTGGAAAGTTTAG